In Amycolatopsis sp. EV170708-02-1, the following are encoded in one genomic region:
- a CDS encoding SDR family NAD(P)-dependent oxidoreductase, which yields MSEFEGLVAAVTGGASGIGRATADLLAARGAKVAVLDLNPGDLPEGLTGFRCDVGSDKEVRSAIAAVADRFGRLDVLVNNAGIGAQGDVTANGDDEWHRVLDINVVGMVRLARAALPHLKNSPSAAIVNTCSIAAWAGLPNRALYSASKGAVLSLTLAMATDHLADRIRVNCVCPGTADTPWVGRLLDAAADPEAERAALAARQPMGRLVTADEVANAVVYLASPLSASTTGTALAVDGGMYGLRPRGPVHHQ from the coding sequence GTGAGTGAGTTCGAAGGCCTCGTCGCCGCCGTCACCGGCGGTGCCTCGGGAATCGGCAGGGCCACCGCGGACCTGCTCGCCGCACGCGGGGCGAAGGTCGCGGTGCTCGACCTGAATCCCGGCGACCTTCCCGAAGGTCTCACCGGATTCCGCTGCGACGTCGGCTCCGACAAGGAGGTCCGGTCGGCGATCGCCGCGGTCGCCGACCGGTTCGGCCGCCTCGACGTCCTGGTCAACAACGCGGGCATCGGCGCGCAGGGCGACGTCACCGCCAACGGCGACGACGAATGGCACCGGGTGCTCGACATCAACGTCGTCGGCATGGTGCGGCTCGCGCGGGCGGCGTTGCCGCATCTGAAGAACTCGCCGTCGGCCGCGATCGTCAACACCTGTTCGATCGCCGCGTGGGCGGGCCTGCCCAACCGCGCGCTGTACTCGGCCAGCAAGGGCGCGGTGCTCTCGCTGACCCTGGCGATGGCGACCGACCACCTCGCCGACCGGATCCGCGTGAACTGCGTCTGCCCCGGCACCGCGGACACCCCGTGGGTCGGCAGGCTGCTCGACGCCGCGGCCGATCCGGAGGCCGAACGCGCCGCGCTGGCCGCCCGTCAGCCGATGGGCAGGCTGGTCACCGCCGACGAGGTCGCGAACGCGGTGGTGTATCTCGCCAGCCCGCTTTCGGCTTCGACCACCGGAACGGCTCTCGCCGTCGACGGAGGGATGTACGGGTTGCGTCCGCGCGGCCCGGTCCACCACCAGTAG
- a CDS encoding FadR/GntR family transcriptional regulator, producing MPVTDVAIDKIKDMIISGELAPGDRLPKEAELAQRLGLSRSSLREAVKALCLIRVLDVRQGDGTYVTSLEPNLLLDAMTFVVDFHRDDTVLDFLAVRRILEPAATALAALHMSDEDIAELGRLLDELADSPTVEALVANDLQFHRKIADGSGNPVLCSLLDSLSGPTARARIWRGLTQEGAVAKTREQHTAIYEAIAAREPELARSWATVHVAGVEQWLRNALGTADDPTSAAEAS from the coding sequence ATGCCGGTCACCGATGTCGCGATCGACAAGATCAAGGACATGATCATCTCCGGCGAGCTGGCTCCCGGCGACAGGCTGCCGAAGGAGGCCGAACTGGCCCAGCGGCTCGGCCTGTCCCGCAGTTCGCTGCGTGAGGCGGTGAAGGCGCTGTGCCTGATCCGCGTGCTCGACGTCCGCCAGGGCGACGGGACGTACGTCACCAGCCTCGAACCGAATCTCCTCCTCGACGCGATGACGTTCGTGGTGGACTTCCACCGCGACGACACCGTGCTCGACTTCCTCGCCGTCCGCCGGATCCTCGAACCGGCGGCGACGGCGCTGGCCGCACTCCACATGAGCGACGAGGACATCGCGGAACTAGGCCGCCTGCTCGACGAACTGGCCGACTCGCCCACGGTGGAGGCGCTGGTCGCGAACGACCTGCAGTTCCACCGCAAGATCGCCGACGGCTCCGGCAACCCCGTGCTGTGCTCGCTGCTGGACAGCCTGTCCGGCCCCACCGCGCGCGCCCGCATCTGGCGCGGACTCACCCAGGAGGGCGCGGTCGCGAAGACCCGCGAGCAGCACACGGCGATCTACGAGGCCATCGCGGCCCGTGAGCCCGAGCTCGCGCGTTCGTGGGCCACCGTGCACGTGGCGGGGGTGGAGCAATGGCTCCGCAACGCGCTCGGCACGGCCGACGACCCCACTTCGGCCGCGGAAGCCTCCTGA
- a CDS encoding aldo/keto reductase yields MKIPLSPLGLGCAQLGNLYHAITDETAEATVRQAWDEGIRYFDTAPHYGLGLSERRLGAALAARPRADFVVSTKVGRVLEPDPGGASRTDSQGFVVPAAYRRRWDFSRDGILRSLEDSLERLGLDRVDVVYVHDPDEHFEDTVDGAFPALLELREQGVVDAIGAGMNQAPMLAEFVRRFDLDVILLAGRYTLLDQPALDDLLPLCAERGVDVVAGGAFNAGILATATPGTMYDYAEAPAELVERAQRIADVCARHDVELPQAALALPAAHPSVMSVVVGAHDPGQVRLNAERFRRPVPRELWTDLIRAGLLREDTVLREEGQP; encoded by the coding sequence GTGAAGATCCCGTTGTCCCCGCTGGGGCTCGGCTGCGCGCAGCTGGGCAACCTGTACCACGCCATCACCGACGAGACGGCCGAAGCGACCGTCCGGCAGGCGTGGGACGAAGGCATCCGGTACTTCGACACCGCGCCGCACTACGGTCTCGGGCTGTCGGAACGACGGCTGGGCGCGGCGCTCGCGGCTCGTCCCCGCGCGGACTTCGTCGTTTCGACCAAGGTGGGCCGGGTGCTGGAGCCCGATCCCGGCGGCGCTTCGCGCACCGACTCGCAGGGTTTCGTCGTTCCCGCCGCGTACAGACGACGCTGGGACTTCAGCCGCGACGGGATCCTCCGGTCGCTTGAGGACAGTCTGGAGCGGCTCGGGCTCGACCGCGTCGACGTCGTCTACGTGCACGACCCCGACGAGCATTTCGAGGACACCGTCGACGGTGCTTTCCCCGCGCTGCTCGAATTGCGCGAACAGGGCGTCGTCGACGCCATCGGGGCCGGGATGAACCAGGCGCCGATGCTCGCGGAGTTCGTCCGCCGGTTCGATCTCGACGTGATCCTCTTGGCGGGCCGGTACACCTTGCTCGATCAGCCCGCACTCGACGATCTTCTTCCGCTGTGCGCGGAACGCGGCGTGGACGTGGTGGCTGGCGGCGCGTTCAACGCCGGGATCCTCGCCACCGCGACGCCGGGCACGATGTACGACTACGCCGAGGCTCCCGCCGAACTGGTCGAGCGGGCCCAGCGGATCGCCGACGTCTGCGCGCGGCACGATGTCGAACTCCCGCAAGCCGCTTTGGCGCTGCCCGCCGCGCATCCGTCGGTGATGTCCGTCGTCGTCGGCGCGCACGATCCCGGCCAGGTCCGGCTCAACGCGGAACGTTTCCGGCGCCCGGTGCCGCGCGAGTTGTGGACGGACCTGATCCGTGCGGGACTGTTGCGTGAGGACACCGTGCTGCGGGAGGAAGGACAGCCGTGA
- the shbA gene encoding RNA polymerase sigma factor ShbA yields MQGLSSASRTVTPDAVPGYTTPENLPRPGGRLTKEDLDPLVKDAGDGNPAAIQSLLRMIGPVVVRYCRARMGGRDLSYLSADDVAQEVCMAVLKALPGYQDRGGSFLYLVHAIAANKVADAYRAVSRDRSEPVPELPERPIGDNEPETHALHLDLGARLSRLLSTLPRVQQEILALRIAVGLSAAETAEALGISAGNVRVTQHRALARLRTMVKQDEF; encoded by the coding sequence ATGCAAGGACTTTCCAGCGCGTCCAGAACCGTCACCCCCGATGCGGTCCCCGGATACACGACTCCGGAGAACCTGCCTCGACCGGGCGGACGGCTGACGAAGGAGGATCTCGACCCCCTCGTCAAGGACGCGGGCGACGGGAATCCCGCCGCGATCCAGTCGCTGCTGCGGATGATCGGGCCCGTCGTGGTCCGGTACTGCCGCGCCAGAATGGGTGGCCGCGACCTGTCCTACCTGTCGGCGGACGACGTCGCGCAGGAAGTGTGCATGGCGGTGCTGAAGGCACTTCCCGGCTACCAGGATCGCGGCGGTTCGTTCCTCTATCTCGTGCACGCCATCGCCGCCAACAAGGTCGCCGACGCCTATCGCGCGGTCTCCCGTGACCGGTCGGAGCCGGTACCGGAGCTGCCTGAGCGGCCCATCGGCGACAACGAGCCCGAAACCCACGCCCTGCACCTGGACCTCGGTGCCCGCCTCAGCCGCCTGCTCTCCACCCTCCCGCGGGTGCAGCAGGAGATCCTCGCCCTCCGCATCGCCGTCGGCCTGTCCGCCGCCGAGACCGCCGAGGCGCTCGGGATCTCGGCCGGCAACGTGCGCGTGACGCAGCACCGCGCGCTGGCCCGCCTGCGGACGATGGTCAAGCAGGACGAGTTCTGA
- a CDS encoding ABC transporter permease: protein MTELMTDPKTSTLAAPPKRRKFRWLRELALVPALIVVLIIGGLISDTFLTFGSIVGILSASAALSMVVLGESLVLLTGKFDLSLESTMGMAPALGAMLVIPVASSGFGTEIPGFAGILAVLVAGAAVGFVNGFLIVKLKLNAFIVTLAMLTVLRGTQIGSTQGKTLFDQLDVFTALATTTFIGLPMSVWLAAALFTVFGLGLRYHRIGRSLYAIGGNREAARAAGIRVDRISWGVFVVAGVLAALGGLAYTGYVGALGADQGDGLILQVFAAAVIGGVSLDGGKGTLVGALTGVLLLQTVTNLLQVAQVPPEWLKAIYGVIILVALIISRYAGGKAQT, encoded by the coding sequence GTGACCGAGCTGATGACCGATCCGAAGACTTCGACGCTCGCGGCCCCGCCGAAGCGCCGGAAGTTCCGCTGGCTGCGCGAACTCGCGCTCGTGCCGGCGCTCATCGTGGTCCTGATCATCGGAGGACTGATCAGCGACACGTTCCTGACCTTCGGCAGCATCGTCGGGATCCTGTCCGCCTCGGCCGCGTTGTCGATGGTGGTGCTTGGCGAATCGCTCGTGCTGCTGACCGGGAAGTTCGACCTGTCACTGGAATCCACCATGGGCATGGCGCCCGCACTGGGCGCGATGCTGGTCATCCCGGTGGCCTCGTCGGGTTTCGGTACCGAGATCCCCGGTTTCGCGGGCATCCTCGCCGTGCTGGTGGCCGGTGCCGCGGTCGGCTTCGTGAACGGTTTCCTGATCGTCAAACTGAAGCTGAACGCCTTCATCGTCACCCTGGCGATGCTGACGGTGCTGCGCGGCACGCAGATCGGGTCCACCCAGGGGAAGACGCTCTTCGACCAGTTGGACGTGTTCACCGCGCTGGCCACGACGACGTTCATCGGGCTGCCGATGTCGGTGTGGCTGGCCGCGGCGCTGTTCACCGTGTTCGGGCTCGGGCTGCGATATCACCGGATCGGCCGGTCGCTGTACGCCATCGGCGGCAACCGCGAGGCCGCGCGGGCCGCAGGCATCCGCGTCGACCGGATCTCGTGGGGTGTCTTCGTGGTCGCCGGTGTGCTGGCCGCGCTCGGCGGGCTCGCGTACACCGGCTACGTCGGCGCGCTCGGCGCGGATCAGGGCGACGGATTGATCCTTCAGGTGTTCGCCGCTGCGGTGATCGGCGGTGTCTCACTGGACGGTGGGAAGGGCACTCTGGTCGGGGCGCTCACCGGCGTGCTCCTGCTGCAGACCGTCACCAACCTGCTGCAGGTGGCGCAGGTGCCGCCGGAATGGCTGAAGGCGATCTACGGCGTGATCATCCTGGTCGCGTTGATCATCTCGCGGTATGCCGGCGGGAAGGCCCAGACCTAG
- a CDS encoding enolase C-terminal domain-like protein: MAKIVGMEVLDVRFPTSRELDGSDAMNPDPDYSAAYVVLHTDGGPDGYGLAFTIGRGNDVQAAAIRALEPHVVGRDVPTDAAALGDLSRALVGDSQLRWLGPEKGVAHMAIGAVVNAAWDLAARIAGLPVWRFAAGMSPEDLVSLVDFRYLSDALTEQEALDILRAAEPGRAERIAKIERDGYRAYSTSPGWLGYSDAKLVRLAEQAVADGFEMIKLKVGGNLEDDVRRMKLARETVGPDIRVAVDANQRWDVSTAITWMTALAPYDPYWIEEPTSPDDVLGHAAIAKALAPIRVATGEHVQNRVVFKQLLQAGAISVLQLDAARVGGFNENLAILLLAAKFGVPVCPHAGGVGLCELVRHLSMFDFVAVSGSDTDRSIEWVDHLHEHFTDPAAVVDGRYVAPSAPGFSARMHDATLRRFTFPDGPEWTETNQ; the protein is encoded by the coding sequence ATGGCGAAGATCGTGGGCATGGAGGTGCTCGACGTCCGCTTCCCCACTTCGCGGGAGCTGGACGGTTCGGACGCCATGAACCCGGACCCGGACTACTCGGCCGCGTACGTCGTGCTGCACACCGACGGCGGCCCGGACGGTTACGGGCTCGCCTTCACCATCGGGCGCGGCAACGACGTCCAGGCCGCGGCGATCCGCGCGCTGGAACCGCACGTCGTCGGCAGGGACGTGCCCACCGACGCGGCCGCGCTCGGCGACCTCTCGCGGGCACTGGTCGGCGACTCGCAGCTGCGCTGGCTCGGCCCGGAAAAGGGGGTCGCGCATATGGCGATCGGCGCGGTCGTCAACGCCGCGTGGGATCTCGCCGCGCGGATCGCCGGGTTGCCCGTCTGGCGGTTCGCCGCCGGGATGTCGCCCGAGGACCTGGTCTCCCTCGTCGACTTCCGTTATCTCTCCGACGCGCTGACCGAGCAGGAAGCGCTCGACATCCTCCGCGCGGCGGAGCCCGGCCGCGCCGAGCGGATCGCCAAGATCGAGCGCGACGGCTACCGCGCGTACAGCACTTCCCCCGGCTGGCTCGGCTACTCGGACGCGAAACTCGTCCGGCTCGCCGAACAGGCGGTCGCGGACGGCTTCGAGATGATCAAGCTGAAGGTCGGCGGGAATCTGGAGGACGACGTCCGCCGGATGAAGCTCGCCCGCGAGACCGTCGGCCCGGACATCCGGGTCGCCGTCGACGCGAACCAGCGCTGGGACGTCTCGACCGCGATCACCTGGATGACCGCGCTGGCGCCGTACGACCCGTACTGGATCGAGGAACCCACCTCCCCGGACGACGTGCTCGGGCACGCCGCGATCGCCAAGGCGCTCGCCCCGATCCGGGTGGCCACCGGCGAGCACGTCCAGAACCGCGTGGTGTTCAAACAGCTCCTGCAGGCGGGCGCGATCTCGGTACTGCAGCTGGACGCCGCCAGGGTCGGCGGGTTCAACGAGAACCTGGCGATCCTGTTGCTGGCGGCCAAATTCGGCGTCCCGGTGTGCCCGCACGCCGGCGGGGTCGGGCTGTGCGAGCTCGTCCGGCACCTGTCGATGTTCGACTTCGTGGCGGTGTCCGGGAGCGACACCGACCGGTCCATCGAATGGGTCGACCACCTCCACGAGCACTTCACCGATCCGGCCGCCGTCGTCGACGGCCGCTACGTCGCCCCGTCCGCGCCGGGCTTCTCCGCCCGGATGCACGACGCGACCCTGCGCCGGTTCACCTTCCCCGACGGTCCAGAGTGGACGGAGACAAACCAGTGA
- a CDS encoding sugar ABC transporter ATP-binding protein, translating into MSALPAGSAAVPVVSAQGVGKRYGPTVALSDVSLTVHPGESHALVGRNGAGKSTLVSILTGLSKTDTGHVEFGGVPAPPLSKQDDWKRAVACVYQHAMVVPQLTVAENLFLNRQSGKGFAIGWQRLRRQARELLDSWDVGVDVDTPAGELSVEDRQFVEIARALSYGARFIVLDEPTAQLDSQAIDRLFARMRQMQANGVTFLFISHHLHEVYEVCQAVTVLRDAKHILTAPVSEVGRAELIDAMTGEQGGLSVRDAATREALDADADEVLAVDGLSGDGFSGVTFRIHRGEVIGLAGSNASGKHQVAETVYGLRSPSSGTVRVDGKPLKPGDIPAAIRAGIGCVPRDRHHEGLVLEHSIADNATLSILDRMGKGGLAAPGARYGRAARALRDYDIVAADADQPVSDLSGGNQQKVVLARALAGDPRLVVLINPTAGVDVKSKEALLAVVDRVRAEGKAVLIVSDELDDLRLSDRVLVLRAGAVVAEHRAGWSDGDLVADIEGVER; encoded by the coding sequence GTGAGCGCGCTGCCCGCCGGGTCCGCCGCCGTGCCGGTGGTCAGCGCACAGGGTGTCGGCAAACGCTACGGGCCGACCGTGGCGCTGTCCGACGTCAGCCTCACCGTGCACCCCGGCGAGTCGCACGCGCTTGTCGGCCGCAACGGGGCGGGGAAATCGACGCTCGTCTCCATCCTCACCGGACTGTCCAAAACGGACACCGGGCACGTCGAGTTCGGTGGTGTCCCGGCGCCGCCGCTGTCCAAGCAGGACGATTGGAAACGCGCGGTCGCCTGCGTGTACCAGCACGCGATGGTCGTCCCGCAGCTGACCGTCGCGGAGAACCTGTTCCTCAATCGGCAATCGGGCAAGGGATTCGCGATCGGCTGGCAGCGATTGCGCCGTCAGGCACGGGAACTGCTCGACTCCTGGGACGTCGGCGTCGACGTCGACACCCCGGCGGGCGAGCTTTCGGTCGAGGACCGGCAGTTCGTCGAGATCGCCAGGGCGCTCTCCTACGGTGCCCGGTTCATCGTGCTCGACGAGCCGACGGCACAGCTGGACAGCCAGGCGATCGACCGGCTTTTCGCGCGGATGCGCCAGATGCAGGCCAACGGGGTGACGTTCCTGTTCATCTCGCATCACCTCCACGAGGTGTACGAGGTCTGCCAGGCGGTCACCGTGCTGCGCGACGCGAAGCACATCCTGACGGCGCCGGTCTCGGAGGTCGGCCGTGCCGAACTGATCGACGCGATGACCGGCGAACAGGGCGGTCTTTCCGTCCGTGACGCCGCCACGCGCGAGGCGTTGGACGCGGACGCCGACGAGGTGCTGGCGGTCGACGGGCTTTCCGGTGACGGCTTCTCCGGCGTGACGTTCCGGATCCACCGCGGCGAGGTGATCGGGCTCGCGGGCAGCAACGCCAGCGGCAAGCACCAGGTCGCCGAAACCGTGTACGGACTGCGGTCCCCGTCCTCCGGCACGGTACGGGTGGACGGGAAACCGCTGAAACCCGGCGACATCCCGGCCGCCATCCGCGCTGGAATCGGCTGTGTGCCCAGGGACCGGCATCACGAGGGACTGGTGCTGGAGCATTCCATCGCGGACAACGCCACACTGTCCATTCTGGATCGCATGGGCAAGGGTGGTCTCGCGGCACCGGGTGCGCGGTACGGCCGGGCCGCGCGGGCGTTGCGGGACTACGACATCGTCGCGGCCGACGCGGACCAGCCGGTGTCCGACCTTTCCGGCGGCAACCAGCAGAAGGTCGTGCTGGCCCGCGCGCTGGCCGGTGACCCGCGCCTGGTGGTGCTGATCAACCCGACCGCGGGGGTGGACGTGAAATCGAAGGAGGCGCTGCTCGCGGTCGTCGACCGGGTGCGCGCCGAGGGCAAGGCGGTGCTGATCGTCAGCGACGAGCTGGACGATCTTCGTCTGAGCGACCGGGTGCTGGTGCTGCGCGCCGGCGCCGTGGTCGCCGAACACCGGGCGGGCTGGTCCGACGGCGACCTGGTGGCCGACATCGAAGGAGTCGAACGGTGA
- a CDS encoding L-rhamnose mutarotase: protein MALHTRLKPGKEAEYESVHAVIPPDLDEALRGAGVRSWRIWRDGLDLFHVVEVEDYAKMRAVLRDHPANIPWQARMSELLDVEDDYSGKDSGIGLVWELP, encoded by the coding sequence GTGGCACTCCACACCCGGCTGAAGCCGGGCAAGGAGGCGGAGTACGAGTCGGTCCACGCCGTCATCCCGCCTGACCTGGACGAAGCCCTGCGCGGTGCGGGCGTGCGTTCGTGGCGGATCTGGCGGGACGGTCTCGACCTGTTCCACGTGGTGGAGGTCGAGGACTACGCGAAGATGCGCGCGGTCCTGCGCGATCATCCGGCCAACATTCCCTGGCAGGCCAGGATGTCGGAACTGCTCGACGTCGAAGACGACTACTCGGGCAAGGATTCGGGTATCGGCCTCGTTTGGGAGCTTCCGTGA
- a CDS encoding fumarylacetoacetate hydrolase family protein translates to MQLLRLGEPGSERPFVRAGDGTLRDLSALTADIDGSFFAGDGVARVAAALAAGELPEAGPESARARVGAPIARPGKVVCIGLNYRQHAEESGAEVPAEPVVFMKAPDVVVGPEDDVLVPRGSAKTDWEVELGVVIGKTARYLESAEEALEYVAGYTVSNDVSEREFQLERGGTWDKGKSCENFNPLGPWLVTADEVADPQDLGLRLWVNGEKKQDSSTKDMIFSVAEIVHYVSQYMVLRPGDLINTGTPQGVALGQQDPKPYLREGDVIELEIDGLGRQRQNVRQA, encoded by the coding sequence GTGCAGCTGTTGCGACTCGGGGAGCCGGGAAGTGAGCGTCCGTTCGTACGTGCCGGGGACGGCACGCTGCGCGACCTCTCGGCGCTGACCGCCGACATCGATGGCAGCTTCTTCGCGGGCGACGGCGTCGCCAGGGTCGCGGCCGCGCTGGCCGCCGGTGAGCTGCCCGAAGCCGGTCCCGAATCCGCGCGGGCCAGGGTGGGCGCGCCGATCGCGCGGCCCGGCAAGGTCGTCTGCATCGGCCTCAACTACCGGCAGCACGCCGAGGAGTCCGGTGCCGAGGTCCCGGCCGAGCCCGTCGTCTTCATGAAGGCCCCCGACGTCGTCGTCGGTCCGGAGGACGACGTGCTCGTGCCGCGTGGTTCGGCCAAGACCGACTGGGAGGTCGAGCTCGGCGTCGTCATCGGCAAGACCGCGCGCTACCTCGAAAGCGCCGAAGAAGCCCTGGAGTACGTCGCCGGCTACACCGTCTCGAACGACGTGTCCGAGCGCGAGTTCCAGCTCGAACGCGGCGGCACCTGGGACAAGGGCAAGTCGTGCGAGAACTTCAACCCGCTCGGCCCGTGGCTGGTCACCGCCGACGAGGTGGCCGACCCGCAGGACCTCGGCCTGCGCTTGTGGGTCAACGGCGAGAAGAAGCAGGACTCGTCGACCAAGGACATGATCTTCTCGGTCGCCGAGATCGTGCACTACGTGAGCCAGTACATGGTGCTGCGCCCCGGAGACCTCATCAACACCGGCACCCCGCAGGGTGTCGCGCTCGGACAGCAGGACCCCAAGCCGTACCTGCGCGAAGGTGACGTCATCGAGCTCGAGATCGACGGCCTCGGCCGCCAGCGCCAGAACGTCAGGCAGGCGTGA
- a CDS encoding amidohydrolase, which translates to MIDAHHHLWDPSRRDYPWMTGTALEPIRRPYTVDDLRAVTKAAGVKGTVLVQTVSSEEETREFLSAAQAEPLIAGVVGWTDLTAPDVAERVASFSGPLVGIRHQVEDEPDPSWLTRPDVLRGLAALGEAGLAYDLLVKPPQLPAALAAAKALPDQVFVLDHAAKPPIASGEWQPWADGVAALGELDNVYCKLSGLVTEADWARWKVGQLARWAEHVLESFGASRLMFGSDWPVCELAAAYEVVVDTAFSLTGSLSDAERLDFFDGTARRAYRLS; encoded by the coding sequence GTGATCGACGCGCACCACCACCTTTGGGACCCGTCGCGGCGGGACTACCCGTGGATGACCGGCACGGCGCTGGAACCGATCCGCCGTCCGTACACAGTGGACGATCTTCGCGCGGTGACGAAGGCGGCGGGGGTGAAGGGGACCGTGCTGGTGCAGACGGTCTCGTCGGAGGAGGAGACACGCGAGTTCCTTTCGGCGGCTCAGGCGGAGCCGCTCATCGCCGGTGTCGTCGGCTGGACCGACCTCACCGCACCGGACGTCGCCGAGCGCGTGGCCTCGTTTTCCGGGCCGCTGGTGGGGATCCGGCATCAGGTGGAGGACGAGCCGGACCCGTCGTGGCTGACGCGGCCCGACGTGCTGCGCGGGCTCGCCGCCCTCGGCGAGGCCGGGCTGGCGTACGACCTGCTGGTGAAGCCGCCTCAGCTTCCCGCGGCGCTCGCCGCCGCGAAAGCGTTGCCGGATCAGGTCTTCGTGCTCGACCACGCCGCGAAGCCGCCGATCGCCTCGGGCGAATGGCAGCCGTGGGCGGACGGTGTCGCGGCTTTGGGGGAGCTGGACAACGTGTACTGCAAGCTTTCGGGGCTGGTGACCGAGGCGGACTGGGCGCGGTGGAAGGTCGGCCAGCTGGCACGCTGGGCCGAGCACGTGCTGGAGTCGTTCGGGGCTTCGCGCCTGATGTTCGGCTCCGACTGGCCGGTCTGCGAACTCGCGGCCGCGTACGAAGTCGTCGTGGACACGGCGTTTTCGCTGACCGGCTCGCTGAGCGATGCCGAGCGGCTGGACTTCTTCGACGGGACGGCGCGGCGGGCCTACCGCCTCTCGTGA
- a CDS encoding sugar ABC transporter substrate-binding protein: MRTRVINVAAAATVLGLALSACGSTKDNAPQPGAGGGGKVGATIPLLTSPFWQAYNNYVPLKAKEQGVEALPTVNADSDPAKQITDINTLLNQGIKGLVVTPLDSAAVVAGLKAAENKGVPVVAVDVAPEGGKVAMVVRADNKAYGTKACEAIGAKVTSGKVVQVMGDLASVNGRDRSEAFRQCMKTKFPDVQVLEVAAEWKADKASSGLDSLLTANPDIKAVYMQAGGVYLAPTQQALKRKNLYFPVGDPKHVVLVSNDGIPQELAAIRAGELDATVSQPADDYAKYGMYWIKKAMAGETFKAGPTEHGSTVVEVRPGTLEDQLPAPVVTKDNVDDKALWGNNL; encoded by the coding sequence GTGCGTACGAGGGTGATCAACGTGGCCGCCGCGGCCACCGTGCTCGGGCTGGCCCTGTCGGCGTGTGGGTCCACAAAGGACAATGCTCCCCAACCGGGTGCGGGCGGAGGCGGCAAGGTCGGCGCGACGATCCCGTTGCTGACCTCGCCGTTCTGGCAGGCCTACAACAACTACGTACCGCTGAAGGCGAAGGAACAGGGCGTCGAGGCGCTGCCGACGGTCAACGCCGACAGCGATCCGGCGAAGCAGATCACCGACATCAACACCCTGCTCAACCAGGGCATCAAGGGTTTGGTTGTGACACCGCTGGACTCCGCCGCCGTCGTGGCGGGTCTCAAGGCGGCGGAGAACAAGGGTGTCCCGGTGGTGGCCGTCGACGTCGCGCCCGAGGGCGGCAAGGTCGCGATGGTCGTGCGCGCGGACAACAAGGCGTACGGCACCAAGGCCTGCGAGGCGATCGGCGCGAAGGTCACCTCGGGCAAGGTCGTGCAGGTCATGGGCGACCTTGCCTCGGTCAACGGCCGCGACCGCTCCGAAGCGTTCCGGCAGTGCATGAAGACGAAGTTCCCGGACGTCCAGGTGCTGGAGGTCGCCGCCGAATGGAAGGCGGACAAGGCCTCGTCCGGCCTGGACAGCCTGCTGACCGCGAACCCGGACATCAAGGCCGTGTACATGCAGGCGGGCGGTGTGTACCTGGCGCCGACGCAGCAGGCGCTCAAACGCAAGAACCTCTACTTCCCGGTCGGTGACCCGAAGCATGTGGTGCTGGTCAGCAACGACGGGATCCCCCAGGAGCTGGCCGCGATCCGCGCGGGCGAACTCGACGCGACCGTCTCCCAGCCCGCCGACGACTACGCCAAGTACGGCATGTACTGGATCAAGAAGGCGATGGCGGGGGAGACCTTCAAGGCCGGGCCGACCGAACACGGCAGCACCGTCGTCGAGGTCCGGCCGGGAACTCTCGAAGACCAGCTCCCCGCGCCCGTCGTCACCAAGGACAACGTGGACGACAAGGCACTCTGGGGGAACAACCTGTGA